The DNA segment GTTGTTTAAACAGTTACTGATGGTAGGTGGTATCGAGCGTTACTACCAAGTTGCCCATTGCTTCCGAGACGAAGACCTACGTGCCGATCGCCAGCCGGAATTCACCCAATTGGACATTGAAATGAGTTTCATGGACGAAGAGCAGATCCTGCAGCTCAACGAAGCCTTGATCTGCGCGATTTGGAAGTCGGTCAAAGGAATCGAACTTTCCTGTCCATTTCCACGCATAACCTGGTCCGATGCGATGGAGAGTTATGGCACCGACCGTCCAGACACACGCTATGGCATGAAGTTAGTGACCGTCTCTGACATCGTCCAAGACGTGGGTTTCAAGGTGTTCAGCAGCGCTGTCAAGTCAGGCGGATCCGTAAAGGTGATAGCTGTACCCGGAGGCAACGATACGCTCTCCAACGTACGTATCAAACCGGGTGGAGATATATTTGGTGAAGCCCAAGCAGCTGGTGCTGGCGGTCTCGCTTTCATCCGTGTGCGTGACGGGGGAGAAATAGACACCATCGGTGCGATCAAAGATAACCTTTCCGAAAAGCAAAAATTCGAGCTACTCCATCGCACTGGCGCTACTCCTGGCACTTTGCTGTTATTCAGCGCCGGTAAAACAGCCATCGTTAACAAAGCCCTCGACCGTGTGCGCCAGTACCTCGCTCATGACATGAACCTCATCAAGCCAAATTGTGCAAATGAGACATGGAACTTCGTCTGGGTAGTGGACTTCCCAATGTTCCAATTCAATAGTGACGAGAACCGTTACGAGGCTCTGCACCATCCGTTTTGTGCTCCCAACAAGATTGACCTCGGCAGTGATCAAGCACAGTGGGAAAACACCCTCCCATCAGCTCGGGCTCAGGCTTACGATCTTGTATTGAACGGGATAGAGCTCGGTGGTGGTTCCCTGCGTATCCATAACTCCACGTTGCAACGTCAGGTATTGCAAACAGTAGGTTTGTCTCCGGAAGAGACCCAAGAACAATTCGGCTTCTTCATCGACGCCCTCGACATGGGTGCTCCCCCTCATGGCGGCCTGGCGTTCGGCATGGACCGTATGGTAATGCTACTGGCAGGCGAAGAGTCGATCCGTGACGTTATCGCCTTCCCAAAAACGCAACAATCTCGCTGCCCGATGACAAACGCTCCCAGCAGGGTGGCTTATAAGCAGCTAACAGAACTCCATGTAGCCAGCACCTGGGTGGATAGGATCGACGACTGAGTCAGATCCGGAAAGGATTCAGTATTTTCCGCCCGCAACTGGAACTACGAGGAACCCTGAAGAGGGAATTATTTATCTTCAGTCTTTGTCGCGCTTAGAACACCGCTCCGGTGGTACGACTGATTTGTTGCGGCTGTATCTGCAAGACATTAGCCGGGTAGACCTGCTTACCAGCGAAGAGGAAGTGACCCTGGCACGGCTCGTGCAGCTACGCGAAACATTGCTAAAACAGCAACAGGCACTGGCCGATATTGATCCAGTAATTGGTGAATTGCATCGCTTGGAAGAACTGCAACATCGTGAGGCTAATCACCATAGTCATTGGCCAACCAAGCAAGAGTGGGCTCGTGCTGCAGATTTAAGCCTGCAGGAGCTGAAATCACGAGTTGATTCTGGCTATACGTCTTGGGCTAAACGAGCCTCGTTAGACGTAAAAGAGCTCAAGATTGGTCTCCGAAATGGGCGCCGTGCAAAAAATCACATGATCCAGGCCAATCTTCGTCTGGTAGTGGCAGTGGCAAAGAAATATCAGCAGCGAGGCATAGAATTTCTAGACCTCGTTCAGGAAGGAACCCTTGGACTAGAACGCGCAGTCGAAAAGTTTGACCCCACCCGTGGCTTCCGGTTCAGTACCTATGCATACTGGTGGATCCGCCAAGGAATGACCCGGGCTATTGCCACCCAGAGCCGCATTATCCGGTTACCTGTCCACATTACGGAGAAACTTAGTCAGATCAAACGAATACAGCAGCAGATTGCTGTCAATGAAGGGCGTATTGCTTCGATTACAGATTTTGCAAGGGAGCTAGGCATTAATGAAGACATCGTTCGTCAAACCTTGGAACGAGTTCCACGCTCCGTTTCCCTGGATAGCCGTGTTGGAAAAGACCAAGACATCCAACTCGGTGATTTAATCGAAGACGATAAGGCTACTCCTGAGCAAACACTAACTCACGACGAACTCCACAACGATCTTGAAGAGCTTCTCAATGAGCTCACCGGTCGCGAGGCAGCTGTGATCCGCCAACGTTTCGGCCTAGAAGATGACACGCCACAAACGCTGGCTCAAATCGGAGAGCAGCTGAAGCTATCGCGGGAACGAGTAAGACAAATTGAAACCCGCGCTTTGTTTAAGTTACGCCAACCCCAGAAATGTAGCAGGATCAGAGATTATATACAAGGACTGGATTCCTGACGACTGCACCGTTCATATACCGCGATTCCCTTATGGTTTACCATAGCGATGGTCCATAACTCCAGCGCCAGTTAGTTTGAAGAATCGACAGACGGGTCATGGCCAAGTTCGTCTTCATTACCGGTGGTGTCGTTTCGAGCATCGGAAAAGGAATTGTGGCTGCCAGCTTGGGTCGACTCCTCAAGTCGCGTCGATATAGCGTTTCAATCTTGAAACTGGATCCCTACCTTAATGTAGATCCAGGGACAATGAGCCCGTACCAGCATGGAGAAGTTTTCGTCACCGAGGACGGCGCTGAAACAGACCTTGACCTTGGTCACTACGAACGCTTCACCGACACTGCAATGTCGCGCCTTAATAGCGTAACTACTGGCTCCATATACCAATCGGTAATCAACAAAGAACGACGAGGTGACTACAATGGCAGCACGGTGCAAGTGATCCCGCACATTACAGGTGAGATACGCGACAGGATCCACCGTGTGGCTGCTAACAGCGGTGCCGATGTGATCATCACAGAAATCGGTGGCACCGTTGGCGATATCGAGTCACTGCCGTTTCTCGAGGCTATTCGTGAAATCAAAGGCGATATGGGTCATCAAGACCTGGCTTACATCCACGTCACCCTACTGCCGTTTATTGGTACCTCAGGCGAACTCAAGACAAAACCCACGCAGCACTCTGTTAAAGAGCTACGTTCTATTGGTATCCAACCCGACATATTGGTATGCCGAAGCGACCGAGAAATTAGCGACGATCTCAAACGCAAAATCGGAGGCTTTTGCGGCGTCCCCAACCGGGCTGTAATCCCATCGCTTGATGCAGATACCATTTACGCGGTGCCCCTGACTCTTGAACGGGAAGGGCTTTGTCGCGAAGTCTTGGATGTCTTACAACTCGCTGATCATGAAAGCGATATGACTGCTTGGTCGCAGCTCGTATATAATCTGCGAAACCCTGGGCCATCAGTGAGAATCGCCCTGGTTGGCAAGTATGTTCAGCTGAACGATGCCTATCTTTCCGTGGTAGAAGCGCTGCGCCACGCTTGCGTCGCTCAAGACGCGTCACTTGACTTGCATTGGGTCTGTGCCGAACAAATCGAAAATAATTGTGCCGACTCTCTACTGCGCGGCATGGATGCCGTTGTCGTTCCAGGTGGATTTGGCAACCGCGGCGTGGATGGCAAGGTTGCCGCTATTCGTTGGGTTCGCGAGCAACGCATACCCTTTCTGGGCCTTTGCCTCGGCATGCAAACAGCAGTAATTGAATGGGCGCGTAATCAAGCTGAGCTAACGGAGGCGACCAGTACAGAATTGGATGCCGGCACGCCACACCCGGTGCTTCATCTTTTGCCCGAACAACAAGATGTGGCTGATCTCGGCGGCACGATGCGACTCGGCGTTTATCCTTGTCAGATTGTTCCAGGCACATTGGCAGAACGCCTTTATGGTGAACAGGTGGTGTACGAACGTCATCGCCACCGCTTCGAGTTCAATAACAAGTATCGTAAACGCTTTCTTGATTCGGGCTATGTCGTAAGCGGAACATCGCCCGACGGCCGGTTAGTGGAATTGATCGAACTCAAAGGCCACCCATTCTTCACCGCCTGCCAGTACCACCCAGAGTTTTTGTCTCGACCAGGAAGGCCCCATCCTCTTTTCCGAGGCTTGATCGAAGCCGCCCAAAAACAACTGACCGTTTCACCGACTCAAGCCATCGGTAATCAAGAAGGAGTGACCATTTAATGAATGACACAAGGTTCATCCCTGTGGTAGAAACCTTTCATTCCCTACAGGGAGAGGGTCACCACGCGGGTCGCAGTGCCTTCTTCATTCGTTTAGCAGGCTGTCATGTAGGTTGTCCCTGGTGCGATACTAAGCACTCTTGGCCCATGGCCAACCATACCCAATTGGATGTGGAAGCTTTGGCTGCAGAGGCTCATCAAGCCGGGGATGCTGGAGCAGCCTTTGTAGTAATTACCGGGGGAGAGCCCCTCCACCATAATCTACAACCATTAACCAACGCTTTAAGCTACGCCTGTGCGTTGCCGCTCCACTTGGAGACAAGCGGGGTAGATTTCCTTAGTGGACGTTTCGACTGGGTCACCCTATCCCCCAAGCGGCACCACCCTCCTAAGCGCGAGGTCCTAACACGCTGCGATGAGCTGAAGGTGGTAGTCCTTGATGTCGAGGATTTAGCTTTCGCCATGGCTTTGGCTAACGACACTTCAACGACAGCCCAACTCCTCTTACAACCCGTATGGGATAACAAAATTGCTCAAGCCATAACCGTTCACTATGTCAAACAACATCCACGCTGGCGACTGAGTCTACAAAGTCATAAATGGCTTGGGGTTCGCTGACCCGGTGTCCATTACCTTGATTCTCGAAAAGCTTTAGTTCTTGCTCAAGTTATGACATCTGTAGCTATACTAGGTACTGGTTCCCTAGGCAAAGCTATCGCCCAGCGGTATTTGAACGAAGGCGTAACCGTACAAACTTGGAATAGAACTCGAGAACGTCTCCGGCTGTTGCTCGAACTGGGGGCAATTGAGCTAAGCAATCTTTTCGAGGTCACTGCAAAATGTCAAGTAGTAATCACCGTGCTGCGGGATGGTCCGGTCACTGCGAAGGTTGTGCGTGAGCTTGGCTCTCTTCAAAACACCACACTCATCCCGATGGGAACCATGGGTGTCAGCGAAAGCAAAAATTTGGCGAAACAGGTAATCAAACAGGGTGGCAGCTATCTTGAAGCGCCGGTGCTTGGAAGCAAACCTCAGGCTCTCAGCGGAAACCTGCTGGTAATGGCCGGTGGCGATGTCACTATCTTCGAGCAGCACTATCAACTGCTTAACTATCTCTGCAAACGACCAAAGCTAGTAGGACCAGTAGGTTGCGGCGCCGCAACCAAGCTTGCCCTGAACCAGTTAATTGCCAGTCTTACCCACAGCTTTTCATTGTCGCTACGCTTGATTCAGCAGGCGGGCGTATCCGTAGAGACTTTCATGGAAATTCTGCGACCCTCAGCCCTCTACGCACCTACATTCGACAAAAAACTTGAGAGGATGCTGCACAGACACTACGCTGACCCCAACTTTAGTACCTCTTTGCTCCGCAAAGATATGACGTTATTCCTTCAAGAAACTGCTGTTAATGGACTGGAAGATCTTGGATTAAAAGGACTGGTGCAACTCTTAAATCAAGCGAAGGGAACAGAACTAGATGCACAAGACTACTGCGCTCTGCATGAGCTGACCAAAGTTTCAGAGTAACTTGGCCCAAGGCCGGGTGGTTATTTTACCGATCAAAAAAATCTTTTCAGGTTTAAGTGTATGGCCCAACGCACCGCAGTCGCTTTAATTTCCGGCGGACTTGATTCAGCGACTGCTGTTGCATTAGCTCAGGAAAATGGTGATCATGTGATTGGACTATCCTTCGACTATGGTCAACGCCATAGGCGCGAACTGAGGGCCGCTGCCAGCATAGCTACACATCTCCAGCTTACAGAGTACTACCAGATCAAAGTTAACCTTGGAGCATGGGGTGGTTCAGCACTTACAGATCCTAGCCAAATGGTTCCGACCAATGGTGTAGAAGAAGGTGTTGTACCTACGACTTATGTACCTGGCCGCAACACAGTATTCATTGCAATTGGGTTGAGTCTTGCCGAGGCTCGCGGCGCGGAACGTCTCATACTCGGGGTGAATGCCATTGACTACCCCGGCTACCCCGACTGTCGTCCGGATTACCTCGAGGCCTTCCAGCAGTTGGCCGCTTTATCCAGTCAAGCTGGACGGGAAGGGCGTGAACCTCGGCTCTGGGCACCACTTGTGGAATGGGACAAAACTAGAATCGTGAAAGAAGCACTGCGCCTTAGGCTTCCGATCGAAGAAACTTGGAGTTGCTATAGCGGTGAGGCTACTCCTTGCGGAGTGTGCGACAGCTGCCGAATTCGTGATGCAGCCCTGTGCAATGCCGGCCGATCAGATCTTTGCAGCAACGCCTCACAATGAATAGTTTCCAACGCCTTGTGATTCCTTGGCGCGCACCATCCATAGTGGCCCAACAACTCATACACCTTTATGGGGAACAGGGCCTGGTCTGGCTTGATGGAGATGGGAGCGATCTAGGGCGTTGGGTCACTCTAGGGGTTGCACCTGTCGAAACTGTACGCTGTCAAGGACGACCAGGGGAGCAGGGGGCAAGCAACCCGTTCAAGGCTTTACGAAAACTCGGCTATGGCCATTGGACTGGATGGCTCAGTTATGAAGCCGCCGCTTGGTCCGAACCGAGCAACCCCTGGTCGGATGATCCCATGCCAAGCCTTTGGATCGCGCGTCATGATCCGATTCTTCGTTTCGATCTTAAAGAGCGGATTTTTTCGATTGAAGGAACCAGTCTGAGTATGGTGATGTCGATGATGCACGCCCTAGCTGATACGCCCACGGTTCCAGAAACCAAACCTGTACCTATTCCCCTCCATGCTTGGACTCACCACACCGATCAAGCCGGATTTTCTAATGGCGTTCGGCGTATCTGTGATCTGATTGCTGCTGGTGATCTCTTCCAAGCCAATCTCAGTGTTTGCTACAGCACCACTTGGCCATCCGATACTAATGCACTGGAACTATTCCTGCGTATTCGAAAGCGTTGCCCCGCGCCGTTTGCTGGCCTAGTTATCACGGAAAAGTATGATGCTTTGATCTCCTCATCACCGGAACGATTTGTCTCTGTGGACTGCTTTGGCAGGGTTCAAACCCGACCGATCAAAGGCACTCGACCTCGTCATAGCGATCCCCTGCGCGATGCAGATCTAGCAGCTGAGCTAGTTTGCAGCGACAAAGATCGGGCTGAGAATGTGATGATCGTTGACCTTCTCCGCAATGATCTAGGCCGCGTTTGCTGTTTGGGATCAATTCAAGTACCTCAACTTGTAGGCTTGGAAAGCTATGCCTCGGTCCATCACCTCACATCCGTAGTGGAAGGGCAGTTACAGGAAGGACTGAGCTGGGTAGATCTCCTTAAGGCCTGCTGGCCTGGTGGGTCGGTAAGTGGTGCCCCGAAACTACGCGCTTGCCAGCGTTTGTATGAGTTGGAGCCCACTAGTCGAGGTCCTTACTGCGGTTCGCTAGTCCGCATCGACTGGGATGGTCGCTTTGATAGCAATATCCTGATCCGGTCACTAATCCGTACAGGTCAAACCCTGCGAGCCCATGCCGGATGTGGCATCGTTGCTGACTCAGATCCTGACGGCGAAGCAGAAGAACTGAGCTGGAAACTTCAGCCTCTGCTAGAGACCTTGGCATGCCAATAAGCGTTGCCTGGATAGATGGTTGTTGGGGTTCTCCTGACAGCCTTCAACTTCCTCTAAGTGACCGAGGCCTGCAATTGGCAGATGGTCTATTCGAAACCGTGTTGATTTTGGATGGTGTGCCGCAATTACTCACCGAGCATCTTGCGCGTTGGGTAGCAAGCGCTTCTTTACTTGGAATGGATATTCCACCGACACGACAGAAACTCACCCCTTTAATTAAGGATGCCATCAATAAAAGCGGTTTGATTAAGGGCAGTGGAGCTCTACGTCTAAATTGGAGCCGGGGTTCGGAACAACAACGGACAATCAGCTTGCCTGTCTCAAATGTGCATCGTTTCTGGCTGACCCTGACCCCTTGCCAGACGAATTTCAAACCCGTTACAGTGATAACAAGCCAATTAGAGCGCCGTAATAGCGACAGCTTAGTAAGTCGATGCAAGACTTTCGCGTACGGCGCTGCAATCCAGGCACGTCGCGAAGCCGAAGCCGCCGGCGGCGACGACGCCTTGCTTCAAAACAACCGACTCGAACTCTGTTGTGGAACAGTTGCCAACTTGTTGGTGCGTCGAGACGGTGTCTGGATTACTCCTCCTTTAAATAGCGGCTGTCTCCCTGGCGTGATGCGAGGTCGAGCCTTAGCCTCAGGGCTAGTTCAAGAAGCAAGCCTCGGGGTATCGTTGAAACAAGATGACGAATCTCTACTGATTAACAGCCTAAGTTGCCGCCCTATTCGGAAGCACAACGGTCAGCAAACTCGTGTATTTCAAGGTGTTATCGATCTATGGAAACATCTACTGACATTTTGAGGTTGACGGTATTGAACTATTCATAACATTCATATCCTAATCGATCTGCACAAGCCAAACTCAAATAAGTTAAAATTAGCTATGCTATTAACCCAACTCGACTTTGACTTAATTTATTAAGAACTACTAGATAACGAAGTGGTTAATTGATAAACTCGTTCACCAGACCGAAAGTACAGTTTATTGATGACTACTCTTCCTACTATTTATTACAAGAACAATGGTTGACTTCCCCGTCAAGCGTACCACAAAGGATATAATCAGTGCTAATCACTTAAAAGATATTTATTTTAATTATAATTGCTTAACATAATAATAAAATGAACATTATCTTTGTCAAAGAGTGTAGCCTGATTTGCGAAGAGAACAGCATTTAAATACGTAACACGGTTGACTATAAATTAATAACAACTTATTTGATCTAGAAAGAGGCTTTCTAAAAAAATTAAACTTTTGGTATATACAGATTAATTGATTATTAGACAGCAAAGTTTCCTCACCATCATCCTAATTATTATAGAGTTCCTCGATGGTAAATTAGTTATGTTTATACACCAAAAATAATTCTATACTATTTTAAGAAGCAGCCGATTGTTAATCGTATATTCATTTTATTCTAAATTTAATAATTTAATTTTTATCTTAAATAATCGGAACCAGTTAATAAGTAAAATTAATCGAAGAAATCAGCAACCTCTAATATGATCACTGATAAAATTAATAGATCAATGCTTAAAGTCTGGGACTTAATAATAACTTACCCTGTAATTTTTCGCTACTATGCTTTTACTGAGTGGTGAAGAACTGTATTCTTAGATTATTTACTTAAAAGCTTATATAAGATAAAAGTTTATATAATATATTAACAAAATGTTAGACTAACCTTAGTAGGTCAATTAACGTCGCGTTTAAACATGATCTGTTTCCAGTAAGATCTTATCAGGGAAGTAACTGTAAAAAACCTAGGTGTAAGAGATAATCAGATTTTGGATAGCGGTTGTATTATATAATTACCTTGAGCGGTAGTGCTGTACCTGACAACAAAGCCATGGTTTTATTGTGCTCCCCTTGATGGGAGCACTGAACCACGACTTCCACTAATTGATATCAGTGATAATTAAAATAATTGCAATCTAACTCATTTCATAGATAAAATTTTCCTGAAATGTAGTTAATTTTATTACCAAATTGTAAGAACCTTATACGTACATAGTAGCGTAGTTGCTACTATGTACAAAATATACGCTACTTTCATAAAGTAAGTACAACTAAATTTGGAAAAGCCACAAATAATTTATGGCTTTGTTAATAATATACTTGGTCGTAATTGTGGTAATTATTTATTATTCTGGCAAAAAATCAAAGCATTTAGTAACAAAAACTATAATTATACTAATGTTAATTATCTTTATCAAGATAAATTTAATTAATCTAGTTAAGTAAAGATTTTATCAAAATTTAAGAAAAAACTTGATGAAATTCTTACTCATTAATATAGCAAAGTATTTACTTATTGACAGAATAATAGTTATTAATGGCTATTAGCGATTAAAGTTATGGATAATTAAAAAGGTTTACAGCATAACATAAGACACAAAAAATAAAACGTTAAACAAGATAACCTTTCGATTTAAATCGAGCAAGTCAGAATTTCTAAAGAATTGTTTAGAAGAAGCAGTCTATTGATATAAATGCTAAAAATAAATACTTAATAAAAACTCATTTGTAGCAAAAACTATCAATTTTTGCTTTGCTCTATTGAGAAGCTTACCACAACTTAGGTTTAGAAAAAAGTTTAAGAATTTGTCCAAACAATCATCTTAACTCTCCTCCTCCATAAAGCATATTTAGTATGAGTGACATAACACTCTTATAGATTCAACAAACATTCAAATTATATATTTAATGCCACTTTTACAAAAAACATCAGTCTAAGCAGCAGATTCAGTCTAACTATCCTCGAAAGTTTGTATTTATAAAGAGAGTTTTACATAGATCCTAATATCTTTCTGCAGTTTCTCAACAGAATCAATCTTCTAAGGCCATGATACGGAAGCTAAAATCTAACATGTTCATAATCGAAAGAAAATCAGGTACCACTTGGCAGCCTGAGATTCAACGTAAAACCGAGTTTAAAGCCTTTATCGATGCCCGAACGAAATGTATGGCCACAGGTCAAACATATCGAATCGTAAATCATGAACGAGAAGTTGAATGCATAATTACCCTCGACGACTGTACAAGACGCTTTCATACCTTCTAAAGCTAGTCGAACTACCAGACTAAGTTGGTCGAAACGTTTTACTAGTAGAACAGATCTAAATTGAGGCTGGTGAGTACAGATGCACCGTAGACATCTACTAGAAACCTCGGCAGGCTTCATAATAACGGCTCTGGTTAGCAGACAACCTGTAGCTGCTGATGTGGCCGAATTATGCCAACCACAAGATCCACTGATGACACTGATGGAAGGCAATCGGCGCTTCGCCAAAGCATGGCGTAGAGCAGCCGATAACCCCGCCACCAACCTCGGACAAGAGTTGCAAAGCAAACGCTGTTTTAATACTCCGCAGGCCCTGATCAACGAACAACATCCATGGGCTACATTGCTAACTTGTGCTGACGCACGAGTCTCGCCTGACTGGATTTTTGACACTACTCCCGGTGAACTTTTTGTGATTCGCAGTGCGGGTAATACTGCTTTTGACGAAGCTATAGCTTCGATTGAATATAGCATTAGTGCCTTAGGGTGCCCTTTAGTTATGGTGATGGGTCACAGTAATTGCGGCGCAGTAGCAACTGCGATGAGTAATGATGTACTAACCCCTTCTCTAGAGCGACTAGTAACCCCAATCCGCAATCAGATTGCAGGCAGTGGCGACTTAACATCAGCGATTCGCAGTAATGCGTTTGAAACGGCCGCAACTCTTAAAAAGTGCAGCGCTTTGATTAGTGAAGCAGAAATTAATGGCAAAATAACTTTGCTAGCGAGTTGCTTCGACCTCGCTAGTGGCGCAGTGACGTTGATTTAAAGAAAACTAAAATTTTATACGTTCTGTCTGCGGCAAGAACTTAGGTCAATTCTAAACCAGTCACTCTTAATACTATAGGTACTCCATTGTTATTAAATGTCTATTGGCTGTTTACTGAAAAACACTAGATCAAGTATTCTTGCAAGCTCTAGTCGAAACGGTCCGGTGGTAGACTAACATGCAATCAACAGTAGCGATGTGTCTACTTACTACTGGGAAGCAGGGGGTGAAGAGTTGCTCTGAGGTTATCTCTAAAGTATCCAGATTAAATTAATATAATATGAGTCATTTCCGATAAACCAATTCTCATTTTAGCCAGCCTAACTAATAGTGACTGTTGCTATCAATTCAGATCAGGGAGAACATTAAATGCAATCATCTATATGAGGCAAATCCGTTTTATGTTTAACAAGGGTGCCGCCACGAATCAGAATAAAAGCTGAAGCAGCTCCCTGAAGCTGTCAGTATTCTCTATCATCGTATGTGTCACTATTGATTGACTACTGTGTCGTTATATCTAGTAAAAACAATCCCTAATTGTCTCAAATCTTGTTATTAAAAGCTGAAAAGCTAGTGTCATTAAATAGTAATATTTATTATCTAAATGGTTAAAAACAGTTAATACACTAAGCTCTATCATATTCTTACCAAGTGCGTTACCTTGCCAGCGGTCCTCAAAGATGTTGCGGTTTAATTTTTACTACTGATCAACCGTAGCGATTACTTTTAGAAGTTTTAGTAAGTTTAATGTTCATCTCATTGAGGTTGTAGGTATATGCTTAACAGTTATTGGATGCTTCTATATTTAGTATCAATTGAACCCATCAATTTCAGCAACATCAGTTTCAAATTACCTGAGACTTGTCACAACTTTTAAAGAATATCTGGCAGATTTAAATCTCTCATGCATAGCATGATCATCTGGGGTACGAATGATTCAATCATTTTCAAATAAGTAATTAATAAATTTGAGGTTACAGTGTTTTTTGTCTAAGCCCAAAAGACAAATGCCAAATCAATATAGATAGCTGCTAGCAAACTTTCTTTGATAGCTTCTGCTGCTTAACTTCCTTGCTATCCTAGCTTCCCCAGTCATAACAGATAATTCACCTACATAAGCAATTGTTCGATGTTATGACGACGTACAAACTTAGTAAGTAAACTAATGAACTACTGCAAGTCTAAATGACGCTAAAGACACCATGCTAGTTGCAGGTAAATCTTGCTACAAGTCACTAACAGATTTTTGATTAATCCATCACATCAGATATATATCCTTTACCTCAGAATTTTCTACAATTCTGAGCGAGATTTAAGGACTATCCTTGGTATTTGGTAAGTAAAAAGGCTTGAAGATCAACAGCAGTTGGTCGAGTGAATTAGCATAGACAGTATGGTAAGAGCTGAGAATTAGATTGGATTACAGCAGCGACCAGTTCAGTAGTGTGGAAATATTGTTAGATTACCAATGCCAACTCAATATTTTTTGCTCAATTGATACACAAATGATTATCTAGCCAAAGCCTCAAATCTATCAAATAGAATGGTAGTTCGAAAGCTTTTAAAACCGCAACTACCGTACTAGTTGAAAATAAATAACCAGGTTATTTTAATTGTATTCTGGAATATATGATGATAATTACTTAGATTTATAATCATTTATTTTCACATTCTTAAAAACTTGAACACATTAAGCATTGTTTAGAACATGCTAAGCAACAACGCAA comes from the Synechococcus sp. M16CYN genome and includes:
- a CDS encoding carbonic anhydrase, coding for MHRRHLLETSAGFIITALVSRQPVAADVAELCQPQDPLMTLMEGNRRFAKAWRRAADNPATNLGQELQSKRCFNTPQALINEQHPWATLLTCADARVSPDWIFDTTPGELFVIRSAGNTAFDEAIASIEYSISALGCPLVMVMGHSNCGAVATAMSNDVLTPSLERLVTPIRNQIAGSGDLTSAIRSNAFETAATLKKCSALISEAEINGKITLLASCFDLASGAVTLI
- a CDS encoding aminotransferase class IV yields the protein MPISVAWIDGCWGSPDSLQLPLSDRGLQLADGLFETVLILDGVPQLLTEHLARWVASASLLGMDIPPTRQKLTPLIKDAINKSGLIKGSGALRLNWSRGSEQQRTISLPVSNVHRFWLTLTPCQTNFKPVTVITSQLERRNSDSLVSRCKTFAYGAAIQARREAEAAGGDDALLQNNRLELCCGTVANLLVRRDGVWITPPLNSGCLPGVMRGRALASGLVQEASLGVSLKQDDESLLINSLSCRPIRKHNGQQTRVFQGVIDLWKHLLTF
- a CDS encoding anthranilate synthase component I family protein produces the protein MNSFQRLVIPWRAPSIVAQQLIHLYGEQGLVWLDGDGSDLGRWVTLGVAPVETVRCQGRPGEQGASNPFKALRKLGYGHWTGWLSYEAAAWSEPSNPWSDDPMPSLWIARHDPILRFDLKERIFSIEGTSLSMVMSMMHALADTPTVPETKPVPIPLHAWTHHTDQAGFSNGVRRICDLIAAGDLFQANLSVCYSTTWPSDTNALELFLRIRKRCPAPFAGLVITEKYDALISSSPERFVSVDCFGRVQTRPIKGTRPRHSDPLRDADLAAELVCSDKDRAENVMIVDLLRNDLGRVCCLGSIQVPQLVGLESYASVHHLTSVVEGQLQEGLSWVDLLKACWPGGSVSGAPKLRACQRLYELEPTSRGPYCGSLVRIDWDGRFDSNILIRSLIRTGQTLRAHAGCGIVADSDPDGEAEELSWKLQPLLETLACQ